A genomic segment from Aegilops tauschii subsp. strangulata cultivar AL8/78 chromosome 1, Aet v6.0, whole genome shotgun sequence encodes:
- the LOC109739093 gene encoding uncharacterized protein — protein MSDDEKTKQLAEYSGVAKVIAALVRSGYPRFDRGNFVVWTTMMEWALEANELWEAVDPGGEEYLKGGALYRKDRQAITAICSVMPVDVQQYLISKTSAKEARDTLKTLHLGHSRVREANLQTLLKSYENLRMGQDETVDAFAARVALMVNGIRGLREKLEDISVAHDERMKLSYGDANQDEYLMLTRAQWQAIVSKENNFDKASSSSGKYRPAKDTDEQPEKPRKKKFDKKKIRCYNCNLLGHFKSEFKNSPNEKVLVTQQGDESDMMLMCELVDHEDPVLQASAKEIVALREEKVRSQDRGSETRGDAMDAGVIPKLTLMPRA, from the exons ATGTCGGACGACGAGAAGACCAAGCAGCTGGCGGAGTACTCTGGTGTGGCTAAAGTAATTGCTGCTCTGGTGAGATCGGGGTATCCACGATTCGACCGTGGGAACTTCGTGGTGTGGACGACCATGATGGAGTGGGCGCTCGAGGCCAATGAGCTCTGGGAAGCCGTCGACCCCGGCGGTGAGGAGTACCTGAAGGGTGGTGCCTTGTATCGGAAGGATCGTCAGGCTATCACGGCCATCTGCTCGGTGATGccggtggacgtgcaacaataTCTAATCTCGAAGACATCAGCGAAGGAGGCGCGGGACACACTCAAGACATTGCATCTGGGGCACTCGCGTGTGCGCGAGGCGAACTTGCAAACTTTGCTAAAAAGTTACGAGAATCTGAGGATGGGACAGGACGAGACGGTGGACGCTTTCGCAGCGAGGGTTGCCTTGATGGTAAACGGGATTCGCGGTCTCAGGGAGAAGCTAGAGGACATCTCCGTG GCGCATGACGAGCGGATGAAATTGAGTTACGGCGACGCGAATCAGGATGAGTACCTGATGCTAACGCGTGCTCAGTGGCAGGCAATCGTTTCCAAGGAGAACAATTTCGACAAGGCGTCCAGTAGCAGTGGAAAGTACCGTCCCGCGAAGGACACCGACGAACAGCCGGAGAAGCCAAGGAAGAAAAAGTTCGACAAAAAGAAGATCCGCTGCTACAACTGTAATCTGTTAGGGCACTTCAAGTCAGAGTTCAAGAATTCCCCGAACGAGAAGGTGCTCGTGACCCAGCAAGGTGATGAAAGTGACATGATGTTGATGTGTGAACTGGTGGACCATGAGGATCCAGTTCTTCAAGCGTCGGCTAAAGAAATTGTCGCGCTCCGTGAAGAAAAAGTTCGCTCTCAAGATCGTGGTTCGGAAACTCGTGGCGATGCTATGGACGCGGGGGTGATTCCGAAACTTACATTGATGCCACGGGCATAA
- the LOC109739092 gene encoding E3 ubiquitin-protein ligase ATL41-like — MSSLSSLADLPWQARGGGVFDVGQGSALVLASYPVLLLLVLLSAFVRYVWIALALYRAILFVITCTGRLLAGPVVFVHDEATAAVERGGLPQASIPAMPAFVYGAAASAGAGNREAQCAVCLKALSGGEKVRRLPMCAHTFHVGRIDMWFHSHATCPVCRCHVEPQKAGKVSPLSPEPARSAAGVVVAGGARTIFLERRLKSSPASN; from the coding sequence ATGTCGTCATTGTCGTCGTTAGCGGACCTCCCGTggcaggcgcgcggcggcggggtcTTCGACGTCGGGCAGGGCAGCGCGCTGGTGCTCGCGTCGTACCCGGTGCTCCtgctcctcgtcctcctctccgCGTTCGTCAGGTACGTGTGGATCGCGCTGGCGCTCTACCGCGCGATCTTGTTCGTGATCACATGCACCGGCCGCTTGCTGGCCGGGCCGGTGGTGTTCGTGCACGACGAGGCCACGGCGGCCGTCGAGCGGGGCGGCCTACCACAGGCGTCCATTCCGGCCATGCCAGCGTTCGTGTACGGCGCCGCAGCTTCGGCCGGTGCCGGCAATCGCGAGGCCCAGTGCGCGGTTTGCCTGAAGGCTCTGTCCGGCGGGGAGAAGGTGCGGCGGCTACCGATGTGCGCGCACACGTTCCACGTCGGGCGCATCGACATGTGGTTCCACTCTCATGCGACGTGCCCGGTCTGCCGGTGCCATGTCGAGCCGCAGAAGGCGGGCAAAGTGTCGCCATTGTCGCCAGAGCCAGCTCGATCTGCCGCCGGTGTAGTTGTTGCTGGCGGTGCCAGGACAAtttttttagaacgaaggctCAAGTCGAGTCCGGCTtcgaattaa